The proteins below are encoded in one region of Sphingobium yanoikuyae:
- a CDS encoding cytochrome P450 — METMAARPIPAHVPPDMIGNFSLFSSPGLEPTPNGDPQAASAVVHDGPRIFYSPVNTRDGKGTWVITRAQDQRRVLQDPETFSSHRSIFASALGESWPMIPLELDPPEHGKFRSLLNPLLSPKRVMALETAVRERASVLIDRIAASGTSCDVMTDFAFPFAVNIFLRFLGLSDDRLDEFVGWANDLLHGDNVKRPAAARTIVAFIDELSADRRRQPVDDFMSFLVQSRIDDRPLTDMEIRGTGVLLFIAGLDTVAAAIGFDLNYLARHQADQQWLRDDPKRIVLAAEELLRAYPTVQMIRVATKDVDFEGAPIRKGDYVSCATMIANRDPLEFADPARIDLAREDNRHTAFAYGPHRCLGSHLARREIVVGLEEWLKRIPTFRIKSGTAPVTYGGHVFGIENLILDWSQEDAA, encoded by the coding sequence ATGGAAACCATGGCCGCCCGTCCGATCCCGGCGCACGTGCCGCCCGACATGATCGGCAATTTCAGCCTGTTCAGTTCGCCGGGGCTGGAGCCGACGCCCAATGGCGACCCGCAGGCGGCGAGCGCGGTGGTGCATGATGGACCGCGCATCTTCTATTCGCCGGTCAATACCCGCGACGGCAAGGGCACATGGGTCATCACGCGCGCGCAGGACCAGCGACGGGTGCTGCAGGATCCCGAAACCTTCTCCAGCCACCGCAGCATCTTCGCCTCGGCACTGGGCGAAAGCTGGCCAATGATCCCGCTGGAGCTGGACCCGCCCGAACATGGCAAGTTCCGCTCGCTGCTCAACCCGCTGCTGTCGCCCAAGCGGGTAATGGCGCTGGAGACGGCGGTGCGCGAAAGGGCGAGCGTGCTGATCGACCGGATCGCGGCGTCGGGCACCAGCTGCGACGTGATGACCGATTTTGCTTTCCCCTTCGCGGTTAATATCTTCCTGCGCTTCCTGGGCCTGTCGGACGATAGGCTGGACGAATTTGTCGGTTGGGCCAATGACCTGTTGCATGGCGACAATGTGAAGCGGCCGGCGGCAGCGCGCACGATCGTTGCCTTCATCGACGAATTGTCGGCCGACCGGCGTCGGCAGCCGGTCGATGATTTCATGTCCTTCCTGGTGCAGTCGCGGATCGACGACCGGCCGCTGACCGACATGGAGATCAGGGGCACGGGCGTGCTGCTGTTCATCGCCGGGCTGGACACGGTGGCGGCCGCGATCGGCTTTGATCTCAACTATCTGGCGCGGCATCAGGCGGACCAGCAATGGCTGCGCGACGACCCCAAGCGGATCGTGCTGGCGGCGGAGGAATTGCTGCGCGCCTATCCGACGGTGCAGATGATCCGGGTCGCGACGAAGGACGTGGATTTCGAGGGCGCGCCGATCCGCAAGGGCGACTATGTGTCCTGCGCGACGATGATCGCCAATCGCGATCCGCTGGAATTTGCCGATCCCGCACGCATCGACCTGGCGCGCGAGGATAATCGCCATACCGCCTTTGCCTATGGGCCGCATCGCTGCCTGGGGTCGCATCTGGCGCGGCGCGAGATCGTCGTGGGGCTGGAGGAATGGCTGAAACGCATCCCGACCTTCCGCATCAAGTCCGGCACCGCGCCGGTCACCTATGGCGGCCATGTGTTCGGGATCGAAAACCTGATCCTCGACTGGTCGCAGGAGGATGCGGCATGA
- a CDS encoding ferredoxin, with protein sequence MKIIVHREKCQGHARCWAMAPDIFELDDEGYIMPGDIDVSEEQERLAWMGAKSCPERALDIQK encoded by the coding sequence ATGAAGATCATCGTGCATCGCGAGAAATGCCAGGGCCATGCCCGCTGCTGGGCGATGGCGCCCGACATCTTCGAGCTGGATGACGAGGGCTATATCATGCCCGGCGACATCGATGTGTCGGAAGAGCAGGAAAGGCTGGCCTGGATGGGCGCCAAATCCTGCCCCGAACGCGCGCTCGACATCCAGAAATGA
- a CDS encoding M20/M25/M40 family metallo-hydrolase: protein MRSSLLALGGLVALASGPAMAAELRPDQIAFRDIYRELVETDTSAPTGSCTVAAGRILDRLRKAGFGPDRAEVFVPEGHEKDGGLIARIEGSDPRAAPMLLVDHIDVVAARREDWPRDPFRLTEEKGYFIGRGVIDDKALSAIWIDSLIRMQAAGFRPRRTIKVALTCGEESSDAVNGVDWLLRNRRDAVQAGFALNEGGYGISDKDGRPIALYLAVGEKYAQSFTIEARNSGGHSSRPRPDNAIYDLADALEAVRRLSFPIRLNPTNRGYFTRMGPIVGGVMGQTMERLGQGLDDAATVATVTGDVTYNAMLRTTCVATQVEAGHAENALPQRAQATIQCRLFPGDRVEDVEARLRAALPSGIALTRKGDKGAPAVPPPLDPRIMGPAEKLAQRHFPGIPVVPNLLTAGTDGRYLSAAGIPTYGVPGIFLDPDGNGAHGVDERIRVKSVYDGRDYLYALIRAYAEGR, encoded by the coding sequence ATGAGAAGCTCCCTGCTGGCCCTTGGTGGCCTTGTCGCGCTGGCATCCGGCCCGGCTATGGCGGCGGAACTGCGCCCCGACCAGATCGCCTTTCGCGATATCTATCGCGAACTGGTGGAGACCGACACCAGCGCCCCGACCGGCAGTTGCACCGTCGCGGCAGGCCGGATTCTCGATCGGCTGCGCAAGGCCGGGTTCGGGCCGGACCGCGCCGAGGTCTTCGTGCCGGAGGGGCATGAGAAGGATGGCGGCCTGATCGCCCGGATCGAGGGGAGCGATCCGCGCGCCGCGCCGATGCTGCTGGTCGATCATATCGATGTGGTCGCCGCCCGGCGCGAGGATTGGCCGCGCGATCCGTTCCGCCTGACCGAGGAGAAGGGCTATTTCATCGGGCGCGGGGTGATCGACGACAAGGCGCTGTCGGCGATCTGGATCGACAGCCTGATCCGGATGCAGGCGGCGGGCTTTCGTCCCCGGCGCACGATCAAAGTTGCGCTGACCTGTGGCGAGGAAAGCAGCGATGCGGTGAACGGCGTCGACTGGCTGCTACGCAACCGGCGCGATGCGGTGCAGGCGGGCTTTGCCCTGAACGAGGGTGGCTATGGCATCAGCGACAAGGATGGCCGGCCGATCGCCCTCTATCTGGCGGTGGGCGAGAAATATGCGCAGAGCTTCACGATCGAGGCGCGCAACAGCGGTGGCCATAGCAGCCGGCCGCGTCCCGACAATGCGATCTATGACCTGGCCGATGCGCTGGAGGCGGTCCGTCGGCTGTCATTCCCGATCCGGCTCAACCCGACCAATCGCGGCTATTTCACCCGCATGGGGCCGATCGTCGGCGGCGTGATGGGGCAGACGATGGAGCGGCTGGGCCAGGGGCTGGACGATGCCGCAACGGTCGCGACGGTGACGGGCGACGTCACCTATAATGCGATGCTGCGCACCACCTGTGTCGCGACGCAGGTGGAGGCGGGCCATGCCGAAAACGCGCTGCCGCAGCGGGCGCAGGCGACGATCCAGTGCCGTCTATTTCCCGGCGACAGGGTGGAGGATGTCGAGGCGCGGCTGCGCGCGGCGCTGCCGTCCGGCATTGCCCTGACGCGCAAGGGCGACAAGGGGGCGCCGGCCGTGCCGCCGCCGCTCGATCCCCGGATCATGGGACCGGCCGAAAAACTGGCGCAGCGGCATTTCCCCGGCATTCCGGTGGTGCCCAACCTGCTGACCGCCGGCACCGATGGCCGCTATCTCAGCGCGGCGGGTATCCCGACCTATGGCGTGCCGGGCATCTTCCTCGATCCCGACGGCAATGGCGCGCATGGGGTGGACGAGCGCATCCGGGTGAAGAGCGTCTATGATGGGCGCGACTATCTCTATGCGCTGATCCGCGCCTATGCCGAGGGGCGCTGA
- a CDS encoding aldehyde dehydrogenase family protein, with translation MIETRRPAFIDGKPKQLLIDGQHVDALSGKRFQSFSASTGELVAELALAGAEDVDRAVRAARAAFEGPWSRFKPAERQAVLLRLADLVDAEFQDLALLDVIEMGRPITAAMGLRGMLQRSLRHFAGAATAIHGETLSNSFPVDLLSYTLKEPVGVVGAIIPWNGPLFSAAWKIGPVLATGCTIVLKPAEDASLSPLRFAELCLEAGVPPGVVNVVTGAGETGAALSAHPDVDKIAFTGSCETGQRIIAASAGSVKKVTMELGGKSPNIICADADLDAATPAAAMGVFNNSGQVCAAGTRLFVERPVYEEMVQRIAAFAANLKIGPSLDPETVIGPLVSAKQFARVSSYLDIGPQEGARLVTGGHRVTGGALDKGHWVAPTIFADVTDEMRIAREEIFGPVSCILPFDSLDEVIGRANATRFGLAGGVWTRDIGKAMTAVKRIRAGSIWVNHYFAMDPSVPFGGYKMSGYGREGGAEHIDAYLQTKGVWIRT, from the coding sequence ATGATCGAAACCCGCCGCCCCGCTTTCATCGACGGCAAGCCCAAGCAGTTGCTGATCGACGGCCAGCATGTCGACGCCCTGTCGGGCAAGCGCTTCCAGAGCTTCAGCGCGTCCACCGGCGAACTGGTCGCCGAACTGGCGCTGGCCGGCGCCGAGGATGTCGACCGCGCCGTGCGCGCCGCGCGCGCCGCCTTCGAAGGGCCATGGAGCCGGTTCAAGCCGGCCGAGCGCCAGGCGGTGCTGCTGCGCCTCGCCGACCTGGTCGATGCCGAGTTCCAGGATCTCGCCCTGCTCGACGTGATCGAGATGGGCCGGCCGATCACCGCCGCCATGGGGCTGCGCGGCATGTTGCAGCGATCGCTGCGCCATTTCGCCGGCGCCGCCACCGCCATCCATGGCGAGACTTTGTCCAACAGCTTTCCGGTCGATCTCCTGTCCTACACGCTCAAGGAGCCGGTCGGCGTCGTCGGCGCGATCATCCCCTGGAACGGGCCGCTGTTCAGCGCCGCCTGGAAGATCGGCCCGGTACTGGCCACCGGCTGCACCATCGTCCTGAAGCCGGCCGAGGATGCCTCGCTCAGCCCGCTGCGCTTTGCCGAACTCTGCCTGGAGGCGGGCGTGCCGCCCGGCGTCGTCAATGTCGTCACCGGCGCGGGCGAGACCGGCGCGGCCCTTTCCGCCCATCCCGACGTCGACAAGATCGCCTTCACCGGCTCGTGCGAGACCGGCCAGCGGATCATCGCCGCCTCGGCCGGATCGGTGAAGAAGGTGACGATGGAACTGGGCGGCAAGTCGCCCAACATCATCTGCGCCGATGCCGATCTCGACGCCGCCACCCCGGCCGCCGCGATGGGCGTGTTCAACAATTCGGGTCAGGTCTGCGCCGCCGGCACCCGCCTGTTCGTCGAACGGCCGGTCTATGAGGAAATGGTGCAGCGCATCGCCGCCTTCGCCGCCAATCTCAAGATCGGCCCCAGCCTCGATCCCGAAACCGTGATCGGCCCGCTGGTATCGGCCAAGCAGTTCGCCCGCGTCTCCTCCTATCTCGACATCGGCCCGCAGGAGGGCGCCCGGCTCGTCACCGGCGGCCATCGCGTCACCGGCGGCGCGCTCGACAAGGGCCATTGGGTCGCCCCGACCATCTTCGCCGATGTGACCGACGAAATGCGGATCGCCCGCGAGGAAATTTTCGGGCCCGTCTCCTGCATCCTGCCCTTCGACAGCCTGGACGAGGTGATCGGCCGCGCCAACGCCACCCGCTTCGGCCTCGCCGGCGGGGTATGGACCCGCGACATCGGCAAGGCCATGACCGCGGTCAAGCGCATCCGCGCCGGCTCCATCTGGGTGAACCATTATTTCGCCATGGACCCGTCGGTCCCGTTCGGCGGCTACAAGATGAGCGGCTATGGGCGGGAGGGCGGCGCCGAGCATATCGACGCCTATCTCCAGACCAAGGGCGTGTGGATCCGCACCTGA
- a CDS encoding MFS transporter has protein sequence MSEPALSLSASPSSSAPIDSPAPPPPAPATAEYPSPFMGWLTVAILFLLYILSLTDRNIMALMVGPIKQDLGLSDLQISLLQGPAFAVLFCLCAIPLGMALDRFSRRIVLYLSVTVWSIAAASCGLAGSFIGLAMARAGVGAGESGFGTGSYSVVGDSFPPHRVSLAMSVFIMGGVMGAGIVFLLGGPIVGAAMKAGPATWPLFGTLQPWQQVFIMTGAPGILLAFLVFLFREPPRRKAVSAGAGYGEAWAYIRRHKPLYTAAFVGFGFAYAATIGFQLWTPVYLARVHGWQPAQIGPVIGIAQIAAAALIPLHGWTVDRLYRRGRKDAHLFWCLMTVLAAAPFGIAAFLVASPWATVACYWCFMALILSTASMGPATVQVVTPAYLRGRVSALYVLASGLIAMAGGPAFIGLVTDKLWSDEMKVGLSLITSVFCVLLPAALLFALGRASMRRAHEGEPV, from the coding sequence ATGAGCGAACCTGCCTTGTCCCTGTCAGCTTCGCCGTCATCCTCAGCGCCGATCGACAGCCCCGCGCCGCCGCCCCCTGCCCCGGCCACCGCCGAATATCCCAGCCCCTTCATGGGCTGGCTGACGGTCGCGATCCTGTTCCTGCTCTATATCCTGTCGCTGACCGACCGGAACATCATGGCGCTGATGGTCGGCCCGATCAAACAGGATCTGGGTCTCTCCGACCTCCAGATCAGCCTGCTTCAGGGGCCGGCCTTCGCCGTCCTCTTTTGCCTGTGCGCCATCCCGCTCGGCATGGCGCTCGACCGGTTCAGCCGCCGCATCGTCCTCTATCTATCGGTCACGGTCTGGAGCATCGCCGCCGCCTCCTGCGGCCTTGCCGGCAGCTTCATCGGCCTTGCCATGGCGCGGGCCGGGGTGGGCGCGGGCGAGTCGGGCTTTGGCACCGGCAGCTATTCGGTCGTCGGCGACAGCTTCCCCCCGCACCGCGTCTCGCTCGCCATGTCGGTCTTCATCATGGGCGGCGTCATGGGCGCGGGCATCGTCTTCCTGCTGGGCGGCCCGATCGTCGGCGCGGCGATGAAGGCCGGCCCTGCCACCTGGCCGCTCTTCGGCACGCTCCAACCCTGGCAGCAGGTGTTCATCATGACCGGCGCGCCCGGCATCCTGCTCGCCTTCCTCGTCTTCCTGTTCCGCGAGCCGCCCCGGCGCAAGGCCGTGAGCGCGGGCGCGGGCTATGGCGAGGCATGGGCCTATATCCGCCGGCACAAGCCGCTCTACACCGCCGCCTTTGTCGGCTTCGGCTTCGCCTATGCCGCCACCATCGGCTTCCAGCTCTGGACGCCAGTCTATCTCGCTCGCGTCCATGGCTGGCAGCCGGCACAGATCGGCCCGGTGATCGGCATCGCCCAAATCGCTGCCGCGGCGCTGATCCCGCTCCATGGCTGGACCGTCGATCGCCTCTATCGCCGGGGGCGCAAGGACGCGCATCTCTTCTGGTGCCTGATGACCGTGCTGGCCGCCGCCCCCTTCGGCATCGCCGCCTTCCTGGTCGCCAGCCCCTGGGCCACGGTCGCCTGCTACTGGTGCTTCATGGCGCTGATCCTCTCGACCGCCAGCATGGGGCCGGCCACCGTCCAGGTCGTCACTCCGGCCTATCTGCGCGGCCGCGTCTCGGCCCTCTATGTGCTGGCATCGGGCCTCATCGCCATGGCCGGCGGCCCGGCCTTCATCGGCCTCGTCACCGACAAGCTGTGGAGCGACGAGATGAAGGTGGGCCTCTCGCTCATTACCAGCGTCTTCTGCGTGCTGCTGCCCGCCGCCCTTCTCTTCGCCCTCGGCCGCGCCTCGATGCGCCGCGCCCATGAAGGCGAGCCGGTCTGA